The following DNA comes from Bacteroidota bacterium.
CTGGAAGTTCCCTATAAATTGGGAAAAAATTGGCACATCCGGTTGTTGGCTGATGTCACAGGAAAACCCCGGGAAGGCAGCAGCCGGCTCCAGCAGGCATACCTGCGTATTGACCGTGGTATTTTTGAGTTTTCCGCCGGCCGGTTCGAATCGACTATGGGCTCTCAAAATGATGATTTATCGAGCGGTTCCATGGCAATCAGTCGAAATGCAATGCCTCTTCCTATGTTGAAAATCTCCGTTCCCCGTTATACCGCTATTCCTTTTACTAAAGGTTATCTTGAATTTAAGGGGGATTTTAGTCATGGCTGGTTTGAGAAGAACCGGTATACCCAAAGTCCCTATTTGCATGAAAAAAGTCTTTATTTTAAGGCAGGAGGGAGGATTCCTGTTAATGCTTTCATGGGATTGGTGCATTTTGCGCAATGGGGCGGTTATACTCCCGGAGTGGGGCATTGGCCAGCCGGTTTAAAGGATTATTACCGGATTCTGTTTGCAAAAGGTGCCGGGAAAAATACGGCAAATTATAGTGAACAGGAAAATGCCTTGGGCAATCATCTGGGTATTATTGATATGGGGCTTACCCTGAAAGCCAAATCCTTTAATGTCATTGCCTATAGGCAAATGCCCTGGGAAGATTTCTCGGGAACGCGTTTTTACAGGAACCGTGACGGATTGTTTGGCGTAAATATGGATTTTAAAGAGAATGTTTTAAGATTTATCAGCAGCATTACTTTGGAATACCTGCACACAACCTGGCAAAGCGGGCCGGGTTATTCCGATTTTGAACCTGATTTGGATAACCGTGGATTCCCGTTTGGCGGGAGGGATAACTATTATAATCATGGTATTTACAGAAATGGCTGGACTTATGAAGGTATGATTATCGGAACTCCTTTGTTTACAACCCGGCAGAGAGCTGAAAAATATTTTGGCGAGGGCGAATACGCTGATTACAGTATCGTAAATAACCGGGTGAAGGCCATTCATCTTGGAGTGAAAGGGAATGTTGCAACTAAAATAAATTTCCGGGTTTTGGCTACTTACAGCAAGAATTATGGAACTTACAATGGAATTAGTGCAGTAGTAGGTGATTTTTGGGCCCCGGTAGATTTACCGCCGTCGGCCAACAATTATGTGTTTTATCCCCCTTTGCGCCAATTTTATGGGTTGATTGAATTAAATACCAGAATATCTTCAAAACGGGATATTGAACTGACTACTTCCTGGGGAGTTGATGCCGGGCAAATGACGCACAATACCGGAGTTCTGGTCGGATTAAGATGGAACGGAATGGTGAAATAATCGGATTTAATTGTTGATTTTTTCTTTATGCTCCCTGAGTTTTTTCAGTAAATATTCTTCAAGTTTCTGGTTCATGATATTTAAAGAAAAATAATCGTGAACCCGTTTTCTCCCGTTTTGTCCTAATTGTTCAAGGAGATCCGGCCTGTCTATGAGTTTTTCGATTGCACCGGCTATGGCCAAAGGATTATTGGGCGGGACAATCAATCCTGTTTCCTTATCTTTGATTAATTCTGAATTTCCATTGACATCCGAGGCGACAATGGCTTTACCGGCAGCCATGGCCTCCAGAATAGAATTGGGCATTCCTTCAAACCTTGAACTGAGTACAAATAAATCGCACCAATGGATTATTTTATGTATATCATTGCAATATCCCATCAGTTTGACTGAACCTTCCAATCCGCAAAGTTTTATCTGTGACCTTAATTGTTTTTCAAGACGTCCGCTACCGGCAATAATAAAGATCAGGTCATTGCGTTTTTTGGAAAGTATGTCGGCACTTTTGATCAGAAAATCAAAACCTTTCTGGTAAGCAAGCCTTCCGGCTGAAAGAATAATTTTTTTCCCTCTGTAAGTTTCAGGGACTGGCATTATTTCGTCATGCTCAAAATCCTCAACACCATTATAAATCACTTTGACAAAATCATCTTTGAACCA
Coding sequences within:
- a CDS encoding capsule assembly Wzi family protein is translated as MSILLVYSNLFAQTDTIKHSVEIISGVASKPYMPQYIYSNRYGIIDDKQADGLVRMKLEVPYKLGKNWHIRLLADVTGKPREGSSRLQQAYLRIDRGIFEFSAGRFESTMGSQNDDLSSGSMAISRNAMPLPMLKISVPRYTAIPFTKGYLEFKGDFSHGWFEKNRYTQSPYLHEKSLYFKAGGRIPVNAFMGLVHFAQWGGYTPGVGHWPAGLKDYYRILFAKGAGKNTANYSEQENALGNHLGIIDMGLTLKAKSFNVIAYRQMPWEDFSGTRFYRNRDGLFGVNMDFKENVLRFISSITLEYLHTTWQSGPGYSDFEPDLDNRGFPFGGRDNYYNHGIYRNGWTYEGMIIGTPLFTTRQRAEKYFGEGEYADYSIVNNRVKAIHLGVKGNVATKINFRVLATYSKNYGTYNGISAVVGDFWAPVDLPPSANNYVFYPPLRQFYGLIELNTRISSKRDIELTTSWGVDAGQMTHNTGVLVGLRWNGMVK
- a CDS encoding glycosyltransferase family 4 protein; translation: MSGKSTMNILFLNSIGKSKFGGGEKWMIKAASGLIKKGHSVWIGGRKDSLFLQNAGKENINTQEISIYSDLQYTKLFSIIKFLKNNHIDILICNLNKDINIAGLAARIAGTPVVLARHGILLATKSWRHKFELKKLADGIITNTHSIKHIYDSYGWFKDDFVKVIYNGVEDFEHDEIMPVPETYRGKKIILSAGRLAYQKGFDFLIKSADILSKKRNDLIFIIAGSGRLEKQLRSQIKLCGLEGSVKLMGYCNDIHKIIHWCDLFVLSSRFEGMPNSILEAMAAGKAIVASDVNGNSELIKDKETGLIVPPNNPLAIAGAIEKLIDRPDLLEQLGQNGRKRVHDYFSLNIMNQKLEEYLLKKLREHKEKINN